The following proteins come from a genomic window of Megalobrama amblycephala isolate DHTTF-2021 linkage group LG1, ASM1881202v1, whole genome shotgun sequence:
- the LOC125264673 gene encoding 5-hydroxytryptamine receptor 3B-like — translation MEMPQGGLDQQLLGELRAATAFALRVTKVTAQSVGHAMSTLVVQQRHLWLTSSAFSATRWRASPNSSPPHKSRLRLLNTSCPSGPLPPPRRQSNSQHPPNSRVPLADTVPSPPQPSQVVCGRGTLDYENLSQEGAPVSVRGSALPLAAPSHIASRCQCDGAGRALCAVSHPHCYLAESGHTLGRFHAVRVGSLHSASLPHPRIEADFGTKESPNVLLYYTGFTLSAELLTLTTACKMDLYKFPLDTQNCNITLQSTSYSNQEIELLTFTKLDDLTTFKSKQLFQSDGEWELISIDSIDSVGNGSIESIKMAQLIYQITIKRRPLLYVINIIVPVFFFLVLDVMSFFIDTSGENKVGFKVTLLLSISVMLLLVNNILPSTSKQIPLIGVYCCAIFCLITISMVETIFVNFIMVKGAEKGSVETTAAVTGQDDGVRDPEYPPDSVRDQNEEQSNTINLQNQILADVQATTQRKQRQKLSWTTVARIIDVIFLVLYIITIIVLMCVLCKLWYP, via the exons ATGGAAATGCCCCAGGGAGGGCTtgaccaacagctgcttggggagctgcgtGCTGCCACCGCCTTCGCCCTCCGGGTGACTAAGGTGACAGCACAATCTGTTGGTCATGCGATGTCTACCTTGGTAGTCCAGCagcgccacctctggctgacctcGTCGGCCTTTTcagcgacgcggtggagagcttcgcccaacagttctccgccgcACAAAAGCAGGTTGAGGCTATTAAATACGTCATGCCCCAGTGGTCCGCTGCCTCCACCCCGTCGGCAAAGCAACAGCCAACACCCGCCAAACAGCAGGGTGCCGCTCGCGGACACGGTGCCCAGCCCGCCTCAACCAAGCCAGGTGGTATGCGGTCGAGGAACTCTTGATTATGAGAATTT GTCACAAGAGGGTGCACCTGTGAGCGTGCGAGGCTCCGCCTTGCCGCTCGCAGCCCCCTCTCACATCGCCAGCAGGTGccagtgtgatggtgcaggccgCGCCCTGTGTGCTGTCTCCCATCCACACTGCTACCTCGCAGAGTCTGGCCACACTCTGGGCCGcttccatgccgtccgagtcgggtccctgCACTCTGCttcgctgccccacccccg CATCGAGGCAGATTTTGGAACAAAGGAGTCTCCAAATGTACTGTTGTACTACACTGGCTTTACACTCTCAGCTGAACTTTTAACTCTGACCACGGCCTGTAAGATGGATCTTTACAAGTTTCCCCTCGACACCCAAAACTGCAATATAACACTTCAGTCTACATCATATTCAA ATCAGGAGATTGAACTTTTAACATTTACCAAACTTGATGATTTGACTACCTTTAAGTCAAAGCAGCTCTTTCAGTCTGATGGAGAATGGGAGCTCATCAGTATAGATAGCATTGATTCTGTCGGTAATGGATCTATAGAATCGATTAAAATGGCTCAGCTGATATATCAG ATCACCATAAAAAGGAGACCTCTACTGTATGTCATAAACATTATAGTACCGGTATTTTTCTTCCTTGTGCTGGATGTGATGTCCTTCTTCATAGACACAAGTGGAGAAAACAAAGTGGGCTTTAAAGTGACTTTGCTCCTGTCTATTTCTGTGATGCTGCTGCTTGTTAATAACATCCTGCCCTCTACGTCTAAACAAATTCCTCTGATTG GGGTTTACTGCTGTGCAATTTTCTGTCTAATTACAATCAGCATGGTGGAGACCATCTTTGTGAATTTTATAATGGTTAAAGGAGCTGAGAAGGGATCAGTCGAAACAACAGCTGCTGTTACTGGCCAAGATG ATGGTGTAAGAGACCCGGAGTACCCTCCAGACTCAGTTAGAGATCAGAATGAAGAGCAATCTAATACCATTAACCTCCAGAATCAGATCCTCGCAGATGTTCAGGCTACAACTCAACGAAAACAACGACAGAAACTGTCCTGGACCACAGTGGCAAGAATCATAGATGTGATCTTCTTGGTTCTTTACATAATCACCATTATTGTGTTAATGTGTGTGCTTTGTAAGCTTTGGTATCCATAA